A window of the Labeo rohita strain BAU-BD-2019 chromosome 1, IGBB_LRoh.1.0, whole genome shotgun sequence genome harbors these coding sequences:
- the chst10 gene encoding carbohydrate sulfotransferase 10, producing the protein MMRRHWLLVGACGWVLLILMFVSKFINFSFRVPDYAERTEMFVWTLPSVTAKLTSVHWPDKGASQPYILSSVGPSVVEPIDWQSVNEKRLELLSAVCRNSSLWNLTHTTVSKFVLDRIFVCDKHKILFCQTPKVGNTQWKKVLIVLNGKFSKVEAIPENLVHDHERNGLPRLSSMTDTEIRQRLNSYFKFFIVRDPFERLISAFKDKFVKNPRFEPWYKHNIAPAIIRKYRKNHHDDSESVGLQFEDFVRYLGDKSGRQRLDMQFGDHIIHWLTYAELCAPCDISYNVVGHHETLEHDAPYILKAAGIADLVSYPNIPPGITHYNRTKVERYFTGISQRDVRRLYARYQGDFSLFDYRRPAFLLD; encoded by the exons ATGATGCGCCGTCATTGGTTGCTGGTTGGTGCTTGTGGCTGGGTGCTACTTATCCTTATGTTCGTCAGCAAGTTCATCAACTTCAGCTTCAGAGTACCAG ACTATGCTGAAAGGACAGAGATGTTTGTTTGGACCTTGCCATCTGTTACAGCAAAACTTACTTCAGTCCATTGGCCAGACAAGGGAGCATCACAGCCATATATATTG TCCTCAGTTGGTCCCTCTGTGGTGGAGCCCATAGACTGGCAGTCAGTGAATGAGAAGCGTCTGGAGCTGTTATCAGCTGTTTGCAGAAATTCATCGCTGTGGAACCTCACCCACACGACTGTGAGCAAATTTGTCTTGGACCgcatttttgtgtgtgacaAACACAAAATACTCTTCTGTCAGACACCCAAAGTTGGGAATACACAATGGAAGAAGGTTCTAATTGTCCTTAATG GAAAGTTTTCAAAAGTTGAAGCTATACCAGAGAACCTGGTTCATGATCATGAAAGAAATGGTTTACCTCGTCTGTCCTCCATGACTGACACAGAAATTCGTCAAAG GTTAAATTCCTATTTCAAGTTCTTTATAGTGAGAGACCCATTTGAGCGTCTCATATCTGCTTTCAAGGACAAGTTTGTGAAGAACCCAAGATTTGAACCTTGGTACAAACATAACATTGCCCCAGCCATCATTCGCAAATATCGCAAGAATCACCATGATGATAGTGAAAGTGTGGGTCTTCAATTTGAAGACTTTGTACGGTACCTGGGTGACAAGTCAGGCCGACAGCGCTTGGACATGCAGTTTGGTGACCACATTATTCATTGGCTGACGTATGCTGAGCTGTGTGCTCCTTGTGATATTTCCTACAATGTTGTGGGACACCATGAGACTCTGGAGCATGATGCTCCTTATATTCTAAAAGCTGCTGGTATTGCTGACCTGGTGTCATACCCCAATATTCCACCAGGGATAACCCACTACAACCGTACCAAGGTGGAACGTTATTTTACTGGAATCAGTCAACGAGATGTTCGCCGGCTCTACGCTCGCTACCAGGGTGACTTCAGCCTGTTTGATTACCGGAGACCTGCCTTCCTTTTGGACTGA